From Planctomycetota bacterium, the proteins below share one genomic window:
- the mqnB gene encoding futalosine hydrolase, producing MIRDLILVPTDSERRVVEPLLRVAPADQIALCGFGVVAAAARAAMLVAGARPRRVVLVGIAGRLSDKLPLGGAALFTEVVCDGIGVGAGATHLPAARIGWPQWPGEPGPPPSAPIGDAITLAPVELTRAPAGGLLLTVAAGSATGAEAAFRRSAHPTATAEDMEGFAVALACTLAAVPCTIVRGIANDAGDRDHARWQSRLALESAAALVNSLLTIDR from the coding sequence ATGATCCGTGACCTGATCCTCGTTCCCACCGATTCCGAACGGCGCGTCGTCGAGCCGCTGCTGCGCGTCGCCCCGGCCGATCAGATCGCGCTGTGCGGATTCGGGGTCGTCGCCGCCGCGGCCCGCGCGGCGATGCTCGTCGCCGGGGCGCGCCCGCGCCGCGTGGTCCTCGTCGGCATCGCCGGCCGGTTGTCCGACAAGCTCCCGCTCGGCGGTGCCGCGCTGTTCACCGAGGTTGTCTGCGACGGTATCGGGGTCGGAGCGGGAGCAACGCACCTGCCGGCGGCTCGGATCGGCTGGCCGCAGTGGCCCGGCGAGCCGGGGCCGCCGCCATCCGCCCCGATCGGCGACGCGATCACTCTGGCCCCCGTCGAGCTCACCCGCGCTCCCGCGGGTGGCCTGCTCCTCACCGTCGCCGCCGGCTCGGCGACGGGCGCGGAAGCGGCTTTCCGTCGCTCGGCCCATCCCACCGCCACCGCCGAGGACATGGAGGGGTTCGCGGTCGCGCTGGCCTGCACGCTGGCCGCCGTCCCGTGCACGATCGTCCGCGGCATCGCCAACGACGCCGGCGATCGCGATCATGCCCGCTGGCAGTCGCGCCTTGCCCTCGAGTCGGCCGCCGCGCTGGTCAACAGCCTCCTCACGATCGACCGATGA
- a CDS encoding NAD(P)/FAD-dependent oxidoreductase, whose translation MTPLPEQASHVVIGAGPAGLTAAFELARSGKKPLVLEASPWLGGIARTHVWGGNRIDIGGHRFFTKSEDVKRLWAEMMDEPMLQVPRLSRIFYRGQFYRYPLQIFDTLRNLGIVESTRIFVSYLWARCFPRRPEDSFEDWVRNRFGDRLYRTFFKTYTEKVWGISCREIRADWAAQRIHGLTFVSAVLNAIRNSGRVKTLITKFDYPRLGPGMLWESAARKIESLGGRVVTEARVVGIRHADGRATAVVVEHAGVTKDIRCDQVISSMPLSTLVKILTPAVPPMVREAADGLSYRDFLIVALSCRIPDIFPDNWIYIHSPDVRVGRIQNFRNWSADMVAPGTGATLGMEYFCSRGEDLWTMSDADLVAQSRREIASLGLVDEADLGTEGHVIRELNAYPVYDADYRRHVDSLRAYFHGFSNLQTVGRNGMHRYNNQDHSMLAGHHAALRLLGRPELDPWEVNTERSYYEEQVLTPDDRKTGTDILVAEKAPPHERR comes from the coding sequence ATGACTCCGCTTCCCGAGCAAGCCAGCCACGTGGTGATCGGTGCCGGCCCCGCCGGTCTGACCGCCGCATTCGAACTCGCTCGGTCTGGTAAAAAACCGCTCGTCCTCGAAGCGTCGCCGTGGCTCGGCGGGATCGCACGCACGCACGTCTGGGGGGGCAATCGGATCGACATCGGCGGGCACCGGTTCTTCACCAAGAGCGAGGATGTCAAGCGGCTGTGGGCCGAGATGATGGACGAACCGATGCTCCAGGTGCCGCGTCTGTCGCGGATCTTCTACCGCGGGCAGTTCTACCGCTACCCGCTGCAGATCTTCGACACTCTCCGCAATCTCGGCATCGTCGAGAGCACGCGGATATTTGTCAGCTACCTCTGGGCACGCTGCTTTCCGAGGCGTCCCGAGGACTCGTTCGAAGACTGGGTGCGAAACCGATTCGGTGATCGACTCTACCGGACGTTCTTCAAGACCTACACCGAGAAGGTGTGGGGAATCTCCTGTCGGGAGATTCGCGCCGACTGGGCCGCCCAGCGCATCCATGGGCTGACGTTTGTCAGCGCGGTGCTCAACGCGATCCGCAACAGCGGTCGTGTGAAGACGCTGATCACGAAGTTCGACTATCCGCGGCTCGGTCCCGGCATGCTCTGGGAGTCTGCAGCCCGCAAGATCGAGTCGCTGGGTGGCCGGGTCGTCACCGAAGCCCGCGTCGTCGGCATTCGCCACGCCGACGGGCGAGCCACCGCGGTCGTCGTCGAGCACGCCGGCGTCACGAAGGACATCCGCTGCGACCAGGTGATTTCGTCGATGCCGTTGTCGACGCTGGTCAAGATCCTCACCCCCGCAGTGCCGCCGATGGTCCGCGAAGCCGCCGACGGTCTTTCCTACCGCGACTTCCTCATCGTCGCCTTGTCCTGCCGGATTCCTGACATCTTTCCCGACAACTGGATCTACATCCATTCCCCCGACGTCCGGGTCGGGCGGATCCAGAACTTCCGCAATTGGTCTGCCGACATGGTGGCCCCCGGCACGGGGGCTACGCTCGGAATGGAGTATTTCTGCTCCCGAGGCGAAGACTTGTGGACAATGTCGGATGCCGACCTCGTGGCCCAGTCCAGGCGTGAAATCGCCTCGCTCGGACTGGTCGACGAAGCCGACCTCGGCACCGAGGGCCACGTGATCCGCGAGCTCAACGCGTATCCGGTCTACGACGCCGACTACCGTCGCCACGTCGATTCGCTGCGGGCCTATTTCCATGGATTCTCGAACCTGCAGACCGTCGGTCGCAACGGCATGCACCGCTACAACAACCAAGACCACTCGATGCTCGCCGGACACCACGCCGCCCTGCGACTCCTCGGCCGCCCCGAGCTCGACCCGTGGGAGGTCAACACGGAGCGGTCTTACTACGAGGAGCAGGTCCTGACGCCGGACGACAGGAAGACAGGGACCGATATCCTGGTCGCCGAGAAAGCACCGCCGCATGAGAGGAGGTAA
- a CDS encoding ABC transporter ATP-binding protein, whose translation MISLFRTVWAILPPSLRLRTFVVLGLMVAATAIEMLSIGLIVPVLVVMTSDSSLLPAPLRPVVQTLGDPPTARTIVVLLLGLVLVFAFKSLFILVCSYLQAWYVRAVQSHVSRFVFANVMTQPWTFYLQRNTASIVHVLEESQRFSVVCIDLLRIVSESLLGLGLLVMLVWFEPVGAAVIVVMLGVSAWLLSRLVRVRTQRWAEARMRYMGSLRKHVQEALGGVKEVKVHGCESECSDDFQAQSAVHARLVALHWLAEQVPRPWFELVAVVTLFLLAGVMAWEGKPVRSLLPFLGLYATVAFRMLPSVNHVAISAQRLRSAKPMIAAVRHYLSLGATMPKHEPATPVTFSERIRLDHVSYRYPGGDAEVLHDIDLAIPRGSEVGFIGASGAGKSTLIDVLLGLLPPSAGVVTVDGVDIQSNPRGWQAIIGYVPQSIYLVDGSIRRNVAFGVHDEDIDDSAVTRALSAACLDGFVASLASGVDTIVGERSVRLSGGQRQRVAIARALYRDPQVLVLDEATSSLDAETEREFMEAIEALHGKMTVIIVAHRLSTVEQCDVVYRLEDGRVVSAASGSEIVAADRHDRR comes from the coding sequence GTGATCAGCCTCTTCCGAACCGTCTGGGCAATCCTGCCACCGAGCCTGCGACTACGGACGTTCGTCGTCCTCGGCTTGATGGTGGCGGCGACCGCCATCGAAATGCTCAGCATCGGATTGATCGTTCCGGTGCTGGTGGTGATGACGAGCGACTCGTCGTTGCTGCCCGCCCCCCTGCGCCCGGTCGTCCAGACCCTTGGCGATCCGCCGACGGCGCGGACGATCGTCGTGCTTCTGCTCGGTTTGGTGTTGGTGTTCGCGTTCAAGTCGCTGTTCATCCTCGTCTGCAGCTACCTGCAAGCGTGGTACGTCCGCGCGGTCCAGTCGCATGTCAGCCGGTTCGTGTTCGCCAACGTCATGACGCAGCCGTGGACGTTCTATCTCCAGAGGAACACCGCTTCGATCGTCCACGTGCTCGAGGAGAGCCAACGATTCTCGGTAGTTTGCATCGACCTGTTACGGATCGTCTCCGAGTCGCTCCTCGGCCTCGGGTTGCTGGTCATGTTGGTGTGGTTCGAGCCCGTCGGCGCGGCAGTCATCGTCGTCATGCTCGGTGTCTCGGCCTGGTTGTTGTCGCGTCTCGTGCGGGTGCGAACGCAGCGCTGGGCCGAGGCCCGGATGCGGTACATGGGATCTCTCCGCAAGCACGTCCAGGAGGCACTCGGCGGCGTCAAGGAAGTCAAGGTTCACGGCTGTGAGAGCGAGTGCTCTGACGACTTCCAGGCGCAATCGGCGGTCCATGCACGCTTGGTCGCTCTGCATTGGCTCGCCGAACAGGTGCCACGTCCATGGTTCGAACTGGTCGCCGTCGTGACGCTGTTTCTGCTGGCGGGCGTGATGGCCTGGGAGGGCAAGCCGGTGCGATCCCTGCTCCCGTTCCTCGGCCTGTATGCGACCGTCGCTTTCCGGATGCTGCCATCGGTGAACCATGTGGCAATTTCCGCCCAGCGCCTCCGCAGTGCCAAGCCGATGATCGCAGCGGTGCGTCACTACCTGTCGTTGGGGGCAACGATGCCGAAACACGAGCCGGCGACCCCGGTCACGTTCTCGGAGCGGATCCGCCTCGATCATGTTTCGTATCGCTATCCCGGCGGTGACGCAGAGGTTCTCCACGACATCGATCTGGCGATCCCGCGCGGCAGCGAGGTGGGCTTCATCGGGGCGAGCGGTGCGGGGAAGAGCACGCTGATCGACGTGCTCTTGGGTCTGCTGCCACCGTCGGCGGGTGTGGTGACCGTGGATGGCGTCGACATCCAGTCCAATCCCCGTGGCTGGCAGGCGATCATCGGTTACGTCCCTCAGTCGATCTATCTGGTCGACGGAAGCATCCGCAGGAACGTGGCCTTCGGCGTCCACGACGAGGACATCGACGACTCTGCCGTAACGCGGGCGCTGTCGGCCGCGTGCCTCGATGGCTTCGTCGCCAGCTTGGCCAGCGGCGTGGACACGATCGTCGGTGAGCGCAGCGTGAGGCTTTCCGGCGGGCAACGACAGCGGGTGGCGATCGCCCGGGCGTTGTATCGCGACCCTCAGGTGCTCGTGCTCGACGAGGCGACCAGTTCGCTCGACGCCGAAACCGAACGGGAATTCATGGAGGCCATCGAGGCACTTCACGGGAAAATGACGGTGATCATCGTCGCCCACCGCCTCAGCACGGTCGAGCAGTGCGACGTCGTGTATCGACTCGAGGACGGGCGCGTCGTTTCCGCCGCCAGTGGGTCGGAGATCGTCGCGGCCGATCGGCACGACAGGAGGTGA
- a CDS encoding DUF1559 domain-containing protein yields MEQTTTHAMAGDGQPDIITPQQKAAAARMSQTIIGGFICPSRRSAALYRRAIAAAVPGGHAWNADPVETTNRADYVANSGDALVFWGSGPDPTTAFAGNGFANMDAATGICFQRSTVRVAAVIDGTSKTYLVGEKYLNPDNYETGLDYGDDHSFFVGDDFDMHGWTNQPPLQDRPGLADFWRFGSNHPAGFQVAFCDGSVRTVTFDVDATVHRLLGNRCDNQAVAIPE; encoded by the coding sequence ATGGAACAGACCACGACCCATGCCATGGCCGGGGACGGTCAACCGGACATCATCACACCGCAGCAGAAGGCGGCTGCCGCGCGGATGTCGCAGACGATCATCGGCGGCTTCATCTGCCCGTCGCGGCGCTCGGCGGCCCTGTATCGTCGCGCGATCGCGGCAGCAGTCCCTGGTGGGCACGCCTGGAACGCTGATCCGGTGGAGACGACGAATCGCGCCGATTACGTGGCCAACAGCGGCGACGCGCTCGTGTTCTGGGGCAGCGGCCCGGACCCGACGACGGCGTTCGCGGGCAACGGCTTCGCGAACATGGATGCCGCCACCGGCATCTGCTTCCAACGGAGCACGGTCCGCGTGGCCGCCGTCATCGACGGCACGTCGAAGACCTATCTCGTCGGCGAGAAGTACCTCAACCCCGACAATTATGAAACCGGTCTCGACTACGGAGACGATCACAGCTTCTTCGTCGGCGACGATTTCGACATGCATGGATGGACCAACCAGCCGCCGCTCCAGGATCGCCCTGGCCTCGCCGATTTTTGGCGATTCGGGAGCAATCATCCGGCCGGGTTCCAGGTGGCGTTCTGCGACGGCAGTGTGCGGACCGTGACGTTCGACGTCGATGCGACGGTCCACCGCCTGCTGGGCAATCGGTGCGACAACCAGGCCGTCGCCATCCCGGAGTGA
- a CDS encoding UPF0261 family protein has protein sequence MPPILAFATCDTKGEELRYLAAPIHAARGMLTTVDVGTQGPSAVEVDVPRPAPRAHACRVLHVTRHRRPRD, from the coding sequence ATGCCCCCGATCCTCGCCTTCGCCACCTGCGACACGAAGGGGGAGGAGCTCCGGTACCTTGCCGCGCCGATCCACGCGGCCAGAGGCATGCTGACCACCGTCGACGTAGGCACGCAGGGCCCCTCGGCGGTCGAAGTCGACGTACCGCGCCCGGCCCCAAGGGCACACGCGTGCCGCGTGTTGCACGTCACCCGACACAGGCGGCCACGTGACTGA
- a CDS encoding glycosyltransferase family 2 protein, with protein sequence MTSTHQHDEGTESTAGAFLPITVVMPTIGFEEPFIRCAGRVLEVMRLDRGDEVIVVFDGIAPPPPAWLVESGAAPLSTGRRSGPAAARNLAAAAAHGDVILFVDADVELARDAVERVRARFVDDPGLCAVFGAYDDRPAAPGLVSRFRNLLHHHVHVLHAGPAETFWAGCGAMKADVFRALGGFDVHYTTPSIEDIELGARAAAAGGRLLLDPGISCTHHKRWTLRSMIVTDVFQRAIPWTRQMLASGHVSRRLNLDWKSRVSGVAAVVAAAATVAAAGHPGAMVVMLAGVVVLLVVNRGFYALCLRRGGPAFAAGCFLLHWLYFVYATVAFAVVTVSFRILGR encoded by the coding sequence ATGACATCGACGCACCAGCACGATGAAGGAACCGAGTCGACCGCCGGCGCGTTTCTGCCGATCACCGTCGTCATGCCGACGATCGGATTCGAGGAGCCGTTCATACGGTGCGCCGGTCGTGTCCTCGAGGTCATGCGGCTGGACCGCGGAGACGAGGTCATCGTAGTGTTCGACGGTATCGCGCCGCCGCCACCCGCCTGGCTTGTCGAATCCGGTGCAGCGCCGCTGTCGACCGGCCGCCGGTCGGGGCCGGCAGCGGCGCGTAACCTCGCCGCTGCCGCCGCACACGGCGACGTGATCCTGTTCGTCGATGCCGACGTGGAGCTGGCCCGGGACGCCGTTGAGCGGGTGCGGGCGCGGTTCGTCGATGATCCGGGCCTGTGCGCCGTGTTCGGCGCCTACGACGATCGCCCGGCCGCTCCTGGGCTGGTAAGCCGGTTCCGCAACTTGCTCCACCACCACGTCCACGTGCTCCACGCCGGGCCGGCCGAGACGTTTTGGGCAGGGTGTGGTGCGATGAAGGCCGATGTCTTCCGTGCTCTCGGAGGCTTCGACGTCCACTACACGACTCCATCGATCGAAGACATCGAGCTCGGCGCTCGAGCGGCAGCCGCCGGTGGCCGGCTGCTGCTCGATCCAGGCATCTCGTGCACGCACCACAAACGGTGGACCCTCCGATCGATGATCGTCACGGACGTGTTCCAGCGGGCGATACCCTGGACTCGGCAAATGCTGGCGTCGGGCCACGTCTCGAGGCGCTTGAATCTCGACTGGAAGTCGCGCGTTAGCGGCGTGGCGGCGGTGGTTGCGGCGGCGGCGACCGTGGCGGCGGCAGGGCATCCCGGTGCCATGGTGGTCATGCTGGCCGGCGTCGTCGTGCTCCTTGTGGTCAATCGTGGCTTTTACGCGTTGTGCCTGCGGCGAGGTGGACCCGCGTTCGCAGCCGGGTGTTTTTTGCTCCACTGGCTGTACTTCGTCTACGCGACGGTGGCGTTTGCCGTCGTCACGGTATCGTTCCGAATCCTCGGCCGCTGA
- a CDS encoding exo-alpha-sialidase, with amino-acid sequence MLATVAIQAARNSRRTGGGSLATAPTPAASATTTTTHRTAAGGQRKIFIGERSVRRSGHATDDVAAGVRRRESITGSSAAVVTSAPGEPARTIVRRLPNDSDPLEGQVPTVSFPEPRVSRPPPSPRAAIVHPIGRIAGLALLVAVGVNGVRAAADEPLVLFRQATDGVHTFRIPGVAVTARGTVLVWCEARRLRAADRGEIEIHIRRSTDGGRSFSPPRQVAHRGPRLPRNPHLPAGKIGKDLGGPDEQTVNNAVGVALRDGRVLLVYCVEYARVFVITSDDDGVTWSVPVEITIAAATLRPRIDWQAVATGPGHGIETSAGRVVVPLWLADYGFVKGDRTVAKGAATIVSDDRGATWQGGDLAIPGGNEAAVVELSSGRVLLTARNTGPRNRRLAATSPDGARDWSVSFFIDDLPEWGCSAGLVRHPGTARHPGPWLLHSAPDTGQRVHRARRDVSLWISRDDGATWPTRRLLRAGPSAYSDLAVLPDGTILCVLETGLPGVGQQDGSDRPWAYAAIAIVRADLDEFLATPPAR; translated from the coding sequence ATGTTGGCCACGGTGGCGATCCAGGCGGCGCGGAACTCGCGTCGCACCGGTGGCGGGTCGCTCGCCACGGCCCCGACGCCGGCGGCGAGCGCCACCACCACCACGACGCACCGGACCGCAGCAGGCGGGCAGCGAAAGATCTTCATCGGGGAACGCTCCGTTCGGCGCTCGGGTCACGCGACCGACGACGTCGCGGCAGGAGTGCGCCGGCGGGAATCTATCACAGGTTCGTCCGCAGCCGTCGTCACGTCGGCGCCCGGCGAGCCGGCGCGTACGATCGTACGGCGTCTTCCCAACGACTCCGATCCACTGGAGGGGCAGGTGCCGACCGTGTCGTTTCCGGAACCCCGCGTGAGCCGCCCGCCACCTTCGCCACGTGCCGCGATCGTCCACCCGATCGGCCGGATCGCGGGGCTGGCACTGCTCGTCGCCGTTGGCGTCAACGGCGTTCGCGCCGCGGCGGACGAACCCCTCGTCCTCTTCCGACAGGCGACCGACGGGGTCCACACGTTCCGGATCCCGGGCGTGGCCGTCACCGCCCGTGGCACGGTCCTGGTGTGGTGCGAGGCGCGGCGGCTGCGGGCCGCGGACCGCGGCGAGATCGAGATCCACATCCGCCGCAGCACCGACGGGGGGCGCTCGTTTTCCCCCCCGCGGCAGGTGGCCCACCGCGGACCTCGGCTGCCGCGCAACCCCCATCTACCGGCTGGAAAAATCGGCAAAGACCTCGGTGGCCCCGACGAGCAGACGGTGAACAACGCCGTCGGCGTGGCGCTGCGCGACGGCCGGGTGCTCCTGGTGTACTGCGTCGAATACGCCCGCGTGTTCGTGATCACCAGCGACGACGACGGGGTGACCTGGTCGGTGCCCGTCGAGATCACCATCGCGGCGGCAACGCTGCGCCCACGGATCGACTGGCAGGCGGTGGCGACCGGCCCCGGTCACGGGATCGAGACGTCCGCCGGGCGGGTCGTGGTGCCGCTGTGGCTGGCCGACTACGGCTTCGTGAAGGGAGACCGCACCGTCGCCAAGGGGGCGGCGACGATCGTCAGCGACGACCGCGGCGCGACGTGGCAGGGGGGTGACCTGGCGATTCCGGGTGGCAACGAAGCCGCCGTCGTCGAGCTGTCGTCGGGCCGGGTGCTCCTCACGGCTCGGAACACGGGCCCGCGCAACCGCCGCCTCGCGGCCACGAGCCCGGACGGTGCCCGGGACTGGTCGGTCTCCTTTTTCATCGACGATCTCCCGGAGTGGGGCTGCAGCGCCGGCCTGGTCCGGCACCCGGGGACCGCGCGGCATCCCGGACCGTGGCTGCTCCACTCGGCTCCCGACACCGGCCAGCGCGTCCACCGGGCCCGGCGCGACGTCTCGCTGTGGATCAGCCGCGACGACGGCGCCACATGGCCGACGCGCCGGCTGCTCCGGGCGGGGCCTTCGGCGTACAGCGACCTGGCGGTCCTCCCCGACGGCACCATCCTCTGCGTGCTGGAAACGGGTCTCCCCGGCGTCGGGCAACAAGACGGGAGCGACCGCCCCTGGGCCTACGCGGCGATCGCGATCGTGCGTGCCGACCTCGACGAGTTCCTCGCCACCCCGCCTGCGCGCTGA
- a CDS encoding DUF2029 domain-containing protein: MTAPGPEQRPVFAAHPEVIRLATAGLLLLALAMAAKGVWSTWMIGGEIDMDARYVEYSSFRRGIYPNRFVEKEIPADFKVPYSVYPPYSLAMFAMFFEPFGRIQGRLFIQLTSLVALVAIGAYGRHLLRDGGPAVAALGAVAAAAISGNSNAIALGQSSIMLCGAVLMQIIALERGRPIAAGAWWALAMLKPQMGLPFIVLFLVRREWRGLATGIGILAGLSLGACLWTGISPLAIAKYWLAKMGMRFVDTTSLADTLASALGVPARWFHLSFAALMVAIPVLIPRRLLDSVRAEPLFAAAIAAPIGRLVLYHRFYDNVMLFPLMFAMLTSVVARPSTRSLALAVAMGLSLWVPQVLVERLPSGEMLRVVVWIICTLALLREQVPSPSPADRGATSRHEA, encoded by the coding sequence ATGACGGCCCCCGGTCCCGAGCAGCGGCCGGTGTTCGCGGCCCATCCCGAAGTCATTCGTCTCGCGACTGCGGGCCTGCTGCTGCTGGCGCTGGCAATGGCCGCGAAGGGGGTCTGGTCGACCTGGATGATCGGCGGCGAGATCGACATGGACGCGCGGTACGTGGAGTACTCCTCGTTCCGGCGGGGAATCTATCCAAACCGCTTCGTCGAAAAAGAGATCCCGGCCGATTTCAAGGTTCCGTACTCCGTGTATCCGCCGTACTCACTCGCCATGTTCGCGATGTTCTTCGAGCCCTTCGGGCGGATCCAGGGCAGGCTGTTCATCCAGTTGACGTCTCTCGTGGCACTGGTCGCCATCGGGGCCTACGGCCGCCATCTGCTTCGTGACGGAGGGCCCGCCGTCGCGGCACTCGGAGCGGTTGCGGCAGCTGCGATCTCGGGAAACAGCAATGCCATCGCGCTGGGACAGTCTTCGATCATGCTGTGCGGAGCGGTGCTGATGCAAATCATCGCCCTCGAACGCGGCCGCCCGATCGCGGCCGGGGCATGGTGGGCGTTGGCGATGCTCAAACCACAGATGGGGCTGCCGTTCATCGTGCTGTTTCTCGTGCGACGCGAGTGGCGCGGCTTGGCGACGGGTATCGGAATCCTCGCCGGGCTCTCGCTCGGCGCGTGTCTGTGGACCGGCATCTCGCCGCTGGCGATCGCGAAGTATTGGTTGGCAAAGATGGGCATGCGTTTTGTCGACACCACATCGCTTGCCGACACATTGGCCAGCGCCCTGGGCGTCCCGGCCAGGTGGTTCCATCTGTCCTTCGCAGCCCTGATGGTTGCCATACCGGTTCTGATTCCCCGGCGACTGCTGGACAGCGTTCGAGCCGAACCGCTTTTCGCCGCCGCGATCGCGGCGCCGATCGGTCGCCTGGTGCTGTATCACCGGTTCTACGACAACGTGATGCTATTCCCGCTGATGTTCGCGATGCTCACCTCGGTGGTGGCCCGTCCGTCGACACGCTCGCTCGCGCTTGCGGTGGCGATGGGCCTGAGCCTCTGGGTGCCGCAGGTCCTTGTCGAACGCCTTCCGTCAGGCGAGATGCTGCGGGTGGTGGTCTGGATCATCTGCACCCTGGCTTTGCTCCGGGAGCAGGTGCCTTCGCCGTCGCCCGCTGACCGTGGTGCGACATCGCGTCACGAAGCCTGA
- a CDS encoding sulfotransferase family protein, which yields MLPRVVFHHVHKCAGTTILKFLEGTTSPQRTAAIERLVGDPDPTRADRIAALLRAELIHDPFGVHDWKGLLGNTVDVIFLRDPVERLWSEWRPSTAAWSPQRGPGPRPAPPPPTDSR from the coding sequence ATGCTGCCCAGGGTGGTGTTTCACCACGTCCACAAGTGCGCCGGCACGACGATCCTCAAGTTCCTCGAGGGGACGACGTCGCCGCAGCGCACCGCCGCGATCGAACGCCTCGTCGGCGATCCCGACCCGACCAGGGCTGACCGGATCGCGGCGTTGCTCCGTGCCGAGCTCATCCACGACCCGTTCGGCGTCCATGACTGGAAAGGGCTCCTCGGCAATACCGTCGACGTGATCTTCCTCCGCGATCCGGTCGAGCGGCTGTGGTCGGAGTGGCGGCCCTCGACCGCCGCCTGGTCGCCGCAGCGCGGGCCCGGGCCGCGGCCCGCCCCGCCGCCACCGACCGACTCGCGGTAG
- a CDS encoding hydroxyisourate hydrolase, translated as MSVWTTPPRFPVGVVGHAALIVLVTGCQARPGRVVAPPLDPAAVAAALVARVDTDKSGRLSTPELTAAPGLLRVAAAIDVNADGELSADECAARIGQWQALRVGRVACSFVVTRAGRPLANVNVELVPEPEFSVLPTAKGRTDASGRVTPIATGDLPGVAPGPYRVVVGPPQSPTSATGASSSAGLLVAPDDPGLMSLVVEVGPQRP; from the coding sequence ATGAGCGTGTGGACCACCCCGCCACGCTTCCCAGTCGGCGTTGTCGGCCATGCCGCTCTCATCGTCCTGGTCACGGGCTGCCAGGCGCGCCCTGGGCGTGTCGTCGCGCCGCCGCTCGATCCGGCGGCCGTGGCGGCGGCACTGGTCGCCCGCGTCGACACCGACAAAAGCGGTCGCCTGTCGACTCCCGAACTGACTGCCGCACCGGGTCTTCTCCGCGTCGCGGCCGCCATCGACGTCAACGCCGACGGTGAACTTTCGGCCGATGAATGTGCCGCGCGGATCGGCCAGTGGCAGGCCCTTCGCGTCGGGCGCGTGGCCTGCAGTTTCGTGGTCACGCGCGCCGGCCGGCCACTGGCCAACGTCAACGTCGAGCTCGTTCCGGAGCCCGAGTTCTCCGTGCTGCCGACGGCGAAGGGCCGGACCGACGCTTCAGGGCGCGTGACGCCCATCGCGACCGGTGATCTGCCCGGCGTCGCTCCCGGACCGTACCGGGTCGTGGTCGGCCCTCCACAGTCGCCGACAAGCGCCACCGGGGCATCGTCGTCTGCCGGGCTGCTCGTCGCCCCTGACGATCCGGGATTGATGTCGCTGGTGGTCGAGGTCGGACCGCAGCGGCCGTGA